In one Terriglobia bacterium genomic region, the following are encoded:
- the phoU gene encoding phosphate signaling complex protein PhoU: protein MERHFEKDLDELKDRLLWMGSLAERSVHQAVHAVLQSDEQLAQRVLAEENAINELQIEIDDRVVHLLALHQLMAVDLRLVLAVSRINNDLERIGDQAVNIAESAQRILRHPRVKPYVDLPKMSELVEEMVRDALNAVVRRDVDLAQKVLASDDQVDNLRDQIFRELLTYMMGDSSVVYPAFELILVAKNLERIGDHATNISEDVIYIVQGRDVRHPAVDRR, encoded by the coding sequence ATGGAACGTCACTTTGAAAAAGATTTGGACGAGCTCAAGGACCGCCTGCTGTGGATGGGCAGCCTCGCGGAGCGCTCCGTGCACCAGGCGGTGCACGCCGTGCTGCAGTCCGACGAGCAGCTCGCCCAGCGCGTCCTCGCGGAAGAGAACGCCATCAACGAACTGCAGATCGAGATCGACGATCGCGTCGTGCACCTCCTCGCCCTGCACCAGTTGATGGCCGTGGACCTGCGCCTGGTCCTGGCCGTCTCGCGCATCAACAACGACCTCGAGCGCATCGGCGACCAGGCCGTGAACATCGCGGAGTCCGCCCAGCGCATTCTGCGCCACCCGCGCGTCAAGCCCTACGTCGACCTCCCGAAGATGAGCGAACTGGTCGAGGAGATGGTGCGCGACGCCCTCAACGCTGTGGTCCGCCGCGACGTTGACCTCGCCCAGAAGGTGCTCGCAAGCGACGATCAGGTCGACAACCTCCGCGACCAGATCTTCCGCGAGCTGCTCACCTATATGATGGGTGATTCCAGCGTCGTCTATCCCGCCTTCGAGCTCATCCTCGTGGCCAAGAATCTCGAGCGCATCGGCGACCACGCCACCAACATCTCCGAGGACGTCATCTACATCGTCCAGGGCCGCGACGTCCGCCACCCCGCCGTCGACCGCCGCTGA
- a CDS encoding DinB family protein yields MTELSEGVAESLAGYYEYIAKQLHQWADPLSPEQFWRKPYDYGNSAGHLVLHLTGNLNYYIGARLAGTGYVRNRDLEFSEPSRPPKDEVMAAFDRAIAMVTSAIRNQSEEDWTRPYSAEREPEARDRFSILLRCAGHAYHHVGQIIYLCRELAKN; encoded by the coding sequence ATGACGGAATTGTCAGAGGGGGTAGCGGAAAGCCTGGCCGGATACTACGAATACATCGCGAAGCAACTGCACCAGTGGGCCGATCCGCTATCGCCCGAGCAGTTCTGGCGCAAGCCTTATGACTACGGGAACAGCGCGGGCCATCTGGTTCTGCATCTGACCGGCAACCTGAACTACTACATCGGGGCGCGCCTCGCGGGAACGGGTTACGTGCGCAACCGGGATCTGGAATTCAGCGAACCCAGCCGGCCCCCCAAAGACGAGGTGATGGCGGCGTTCGACCGCGCGATCGCGATGGTCACTTCGGCCATACGCAACCAGAGCGAAGAGGACTGGACACGGCCATATTCGGCGGAACGCGAGCCGGAAGCCAGGGACCGCTTCAGCATTCTGCTGCGCTGCGCGGGGCATGCTTATCATCACGTGGGACAGATCATCTATCTTTGCCGGGAGCTGGCGAAGAATTAA
- a CDS encoding amidohydrolase family protein, translated as MRKWIVALVVLFGASGQVFAQQTKPASKAVVLKAARMYDGKSEAVVKPGVVVVSGGKIAAAGPNVTIPAGAEVIDLGDATLLPGFIDAHTHLSMEASDDWKQDRLDSLQKTVAEMALDASVYARRTLLAGFTTVRDVGSNDYIDVGLRNAIRDGQIIGPRMLVTVHAIGSTGGHCDDMAGFRAGLFGRESGPLDGVINGADQAREAVRLDHKYGADMIKVCATGGVLSLTDDVDSPQLTQEELNAIGEEARALRLKTAAHAHGSEGAKRAVLAGINSIEHCSFLNDETLDLMKAHGTFFVATLMPIVGEQERIRRGVYYPPAILAKANAALAGAHKTFQRALAKGLRFGFGTDAGVYPHGRNAEEFGQMVALGMKPIDALRSAMASDAELLGFADKIGTLEAGKLADVVAVPGDPSENIRETEKVLFVMKEGVVYRNDRAK; from the coding sequence ATGCGGAAATGGATTGTGGCGTTGGTGGTGTTGTTCGGAGCGAGTGGACAGGTATTCGCGCAGCAAACCAAGCCGGCGAGCAAGGCCGTGGTGCTGAAAGCGGCCCGGATGTACGACGGCAAGAGCGAGGCGGTGGTGAAACCCGGCGTGGTGGTGGTGAGCGGCGGCAAGATCGCCGCCGCGGGGCCGAACGTCACGATCCCCGCGGGCGCGGAAGTGATCGACCTGGGCGATGCCACGCTGCTGCCGGGCTTCATCGACGCGCACACGCATCTCAGCATGGAAGCCAGCGACGATTGGAAACAGGACCGGCTGGACAGCCTGCAGAAGACCGTGGCGGAGATGGCGCTGGATGCTTCGGTTTACGCACGGAGGACGCTGCTGGCGGGGTTTACCACGGTGCGGGACGTGGGGTCGAATGACTACATCGACGTCGGGCTGCGCAACGCCATCCGCGACGGCCAGATCATCGGACCGCGCATGCTGGTCACGGTGCACGCCATCGGGTCGACCGGAGGGCACTGCGATGACATGGCAGGGTTTCGCGCGGGGCTGTTCGGGAGGGAGAGCGGGCCGCTGGACGGGGTGATCAACGGAGCGGACCAGGCGCGCGAGGCGGTGCGGCTGGACCACAAATACGGCGCGGATATGATCAAGGTGTGCGCCACGGGCGGCGTGCTCTCGCTGACCGACGACGTGGATTCGCCGCAGCTCACGCAGGAAGAGCTGAACGCCATCGGGGAGGAAGCCCGCGCGCTGCGCCTGAAGACGGCGGCGCACGCGCACGGCTCGGAAGGGGCGAAGCGCGCGGTGCTGGCGGGCATCAACTCGATCGAGCACTGCTCGTTTCTGAATGATGAAACGCTGGACCTAATGAAGGCGCACGGAACGTTCTTCGTGGCCACGCTGATGCCCATCGTCGGGGAACAAGAGCGCATTCGGCGCGGAGTGTATTACCCGCCGGCGATTCTGGCGAAGGCCAATGCGGCCCTGGCCGGAGCGCACAAGACGTTTCAGCGGGCGCTGGCCAAAGGCCTGCGCTTCGGCTTCGGCACCGACGCGGGCGTCTATCCCCACGGGCGCAACGCGGAAGAGTTCGGGCAGATGGTGGCGCTGGGGATGAAACCCATCGATGCGCTGCGCTCGGCAATGGCGTCCGATGCGGAGCTGCTGGGTTTCGCGGACAAGATCGGCACGCTGGAAGCGGGCAAGCTCGCCGACGTGGTGGCCGTGCCGGGCGATCCCTCGGAGAACATCCGGGAAACCGAGAAGGTTCTCTTCGTGATGAAGGAGGGCGTGGTCTACCGGAACGACCGCGCCAAATAG
- a CDS encoding amidohydrolase family protein, producing MRKASGLVFLSLLLTLSVHGQGQKPASKTVVLKAARMFDGKSDAVVKPGVVVVSDGKIAAAGPNAAIPAGAEVIDLGDATLLPGFIDAHTHLTMSPTEDWKQDKLDSLQKTVAEKALDATVNARKTLLAGFTTVRDVGSTDYIDVGLRNAIRNGKVIGPRMLVSVHAISATGGHCDSLSGYRAGLFGRESGPMDGVINGADQAREAVRIDHKYGADMIKVCATGGVLSANDAVDTPQLTQEELNAIVDEAHALRLKTAAHAHGAEGAKRAIRAGIDSIEHGSFLDDEALDMMKQRGTYYVPTLMAVQGLQEKFDAGVYLPPAIAAKARAAIAAIHATFQKALAKGVKIGLGTDAAVYPHGRNAEEFHQMVDLGMKPVEALKAGTSHDAELLGLTDKIGTLEAGKLADVVAVPGDPVENIRQVEKVFFVMKEGAVYKNDREK from the coding sequence ATGCGCAAGGCGAGTGGACTGGTCTTCTTGAGTTTGCTGCTGACGCTTTCGGTGCACGGGCAGGGGCAGAAGCCCGCGAGCAAAACCGTGGTGCTGAAGGCGGCGCGGATGTTTGACGGGAAAAGCGACGCGGTGGTGAAGCCCGGGGTGGTAGTGGTGAGCGACGGCAAGATCGCGGCCGCGGGGCCGAACGCGGCGATTCCCGCGGGCGCGGAAGTGATCGATCTGGGGGACGCCACGCTGCTCCCCGGATTTATTGACGCGCACACACACCTGACCATGAGCCCCACCGAAGACTGGAAGCAGGACAAGCTGGACAGTTTGCAGAAGACCGTGGCCGAGAAGGCGCTGGACGCCACCGTGAATGCGCGCAAGACGCTGCTGGCGGGGTTCACGACGGTGCGCGACGTAGGCTCGACCGATTACATCGACGTCGGCCTGCGCAACGCGATTCGCAACGGCAAGGTCATCGGACCGCGCATGCTCGTCAGCGTCCACGCCATCAGCGCCACCGGCGGACATTGCGACTCTCTCTCCGGCTACCGCGCCGGGCTGTTCGGGCGCGAGAGCGGTCCGATGGACGGCGTGATCAACGGAGCCGACCAAGCCCGCGAAGCGGTGCGGATCGATCACAAGTACGGCGCGGACATGATCAAGGTGTGCGCCACCGGCGGGGTGCTCTCCGCGAACGACGCCGTGGATACCCCGCAACTTACCCAGGAAGAGCTGAACGCCATCGTGGATGAAGCGCACGCGCTGCGCCTGAAGACGGCGGCGCACGCGCACGGCGCGGAAGGGGCCAAGCGGGCCATCCGCGCGGGGATCGACTCGATCGAGCACGGCTCGTTTCTGGATGACGAAGCGCTGGATATGATGAAGCAGCGCGGCACGTACTATGTGCCGACGCTGATGGCCGTGCAAGGGCTGCAGGAAAAGTTCGATGCGGGCGTGTACCTGCCACCGGCCATTGCCGCGAAAGCCCGCGCGGCAATCGCCGCGATTCACGCCACGTTTCAGAAAGCGCTGGCCAAGGGCGTGAAGATCGGGCTGGGCACGGACGCCGCCGTCTATCCGCACGGGCGCAACGCCGAAGAGTTTCACCAGATGGTGGACCTGGGCATGAAGCCGGTGGAAGCGTTGAAGGCAGGCACGTCGCACGACGCGGAACTGCTGGGCCTGACGGACAAGATCGGAACACTGGAGGCGGGCAAACTGGCGGATGTGGTGGCCGTGCCGGGCGATCCGGTCGAAAACATCCGGCAGGTGGAAAAAGTATTCTTCGTGATGAAGGAAGGCGCCGTCTACAAGAACGACCGGGAGAAGTAG
- a CDS encoding NAD(P)-dependent oxidoreductase — translation MNPAGSSKAKIGLIGLGLMGRPMGLNLLKAGYPLTVWNRTASRAEPLVAAGARLAASPRAVAEAVDVLFTIVSDPPALEEVLWGKDGVMGGLRRGSIYVDSSTVSPALARKVAAACAERGARFLDAPVTGGTWGAEKGELLFLVGGEAATLAEVEPVLGALGKRWFHLGANGAGQTIKLAMNLILALQVGALAEALALVTGAGIQGEKLVEVLQSSMARAPVLDVKAPLLLKGEYAPSFPLRLMHKDLGLALDLGNQLGVALPETAAAREVYNYVKGAAKEDLDYAAVMKFWKK, via the coding sequence GTGAATCCCGCAGGGAGCTCGAAAGCAAAAATCGGATTGATCGGCCTGGGCCTGATGGGCCGGCCGATGGGCTTGAATCTGCTCAAGGCCGGCTACCCGCTCACGGTGTGGAACCGCACGGCCTCGCGCGCGGAGCCGCTGGTGGCCGCGGGCGCGCGCCTCGCTGCCTCGCCCCGTGCCGTGGCGGAAGCTGTGGATGTGCTCTTCACCATCGTCAGCGATCCTCCGGCGCTGGAAGAAGTTCTGTGGGGCAAGGACGGCGTGATGGGCGGGCTGCGCCGCGGCAGCATCTACGTGGACTCCAGCACGGTTTCTCCGGCGCTGGCGCGCAAGGTTGCCGCAGCCTGCGCCGAACGCGGCGCGCGGTTTCTCGACGCGCCGGTGACCGGGGGCACCTGGGGCGCGGAAAAGGGCGAGCTGCTCTTCCTGGTCGGCGGGGAAGCAGCCACGCTGGCGGAGGTCGAGCCGGTCCTGGGGGCGCTGGGGAAGCGCTGGTTCCATCTCGGGGCGAACGGCGCGGGGCAGACCATCAAGCTGGCCATGAACCTGATTCTCGCGCTGCAGGTAGGCGCGCTGGCGGAAGCGCTGGCGCTGGTCACCGGCGCGGGCATACAGGGCGAAAAGCTGGTGGAGGTGCTGCAGTCGAGCATGGCGCGCGCTCCGGTGCTGGACGTGAAAGCGCCGCTGCTCCTCAAGGGCGAGTACGCCCCGAGCTTTCCGCTGCGGCTGATGCACAAGGACCTGGGCCTGGCGCTGGACCTTGGCAATCAGCTCGGCGTGGCCCTGCCCGAGACCGCCGCCGCGCGCGAGGTCTACAACTACGTCAAAGGCGCGGCCAAAGAAGACCTGGACTACGCCGCGGTCATGAAGTTCTGGAAAAAGTGA